The genomic stretch TAGCTCATCAATTAATCCAGATAAAAAGAAGCTGAAGGCTTGATCCTCTCTAATTCCAGCTCTAggatataattcatcaaaagtATCCATGTAATCTTGTAGCGTACCTTTTTGTTTGAGGTTCCTGAGATCAGCCAATGGATCTTCATATGCGTGAGCACCAAAGCGAGCAGCCAGAGATGAGCTATAGCACGACCAATTCGCATATGCCATATCTCCATGTAAGCTCTCAAAACCTCGATGCCACTGCAACGCCTTCCCTTCCAGATGGATTGCAGCCACTCTAACCTTCTCTTCCTCTGGTACTTTGGCTACTTGGAAAAAATATTCAGCTCGCATCATCCATCCTTCATAGCCGTCACCGTCAAACTTTGGAAATTCATACCGTGTTGATCTTCCCCAATCAGTTCCATTTTCATACCGATTACCTCTATTACTACCTTCACCAGTCTCTGTTTCCTTATTCCTTCGATTTTGCAAGTTAATTGCAGCAATTGATTGTGTCAGCTCCATAATTTCGATCTTATGCTCTTCTCGCATCTCCTGCATTTTCTGCTCCATCATCTCCAtcattttcttctccatttctgCGCCTCTAGTCACCGTTCCGACGTCCGGAGATCGATTGCTCTGAATACCAATTGTTACGATCTTACGCCGCGATCGACCTATCgtagctcgtcactgccgaactcaATGACTTCTTCGCGGTCGGCTGCCGAACTCCTTGACTTCTTCGCGGTCGGCCTATCTTAGTTCGGCGTTGCCGAACTCAGCGATAAAACGCCGATCTCaacacttgaatgatcaatagaATGGATTGCATTAACAATGATAATGTTCTACAATCGAATAAGAAGCAAAGAGGAGCTCGCGATCCACGATCGGAGCTTAACAAACATACAACTCACAATATTCACGACAATTCAAAAGAAGAACAACTACGGCTATTTATACTCACTGCATCTTAGCTCGCTTCCTTCTCATTGGCTAGCAACACGTCACTGCTCTCTTCTTATTGGCTGATGCATTTCCTAACTAACGCCATGTCATCAACTAACACAATATTGCATGCGCATGTCCCTTGCTTACGTTGCATGCATGTTTATATTAATGCATGCAACATACTTCTAATTCAGtttcaataaaatttaaaacaatgAAGACTGAAAAGAGTGATGACTTACTTACCTCCACGACTTGCACCTTTTGTGACGGACGACCACGTGAGCCAGCCTCACGCCGTGGGCTAGGGCTGAGCGTCTGTATGTAGGAGCTACAAATTAAATGATCTTCACTTAAAAAAGAAAGATTTGTTGAATTTACCACTTGACACTTCcagcgaacaggttgacttaaAAATGACATTATTACAAAAATAGACATAGAGAATCTTGGAATGAAGAGACAAATCAAGATAATAGTACTAATTTAGCAAAATTAAGTCAAGATGGATattagagaataaagtagaaatttAGTCTTTCAATATCTCCTTCTGTAATTGAGAGAATGTCATTTCAAGCCAACAAAATATAGTTCATATTATTCTTGTTATTTCATTTCAGGATTTATATTTCCGGATTTCAATTCTATTTTACAACAGAGAATGAAAAATGGAGTAGCTTATTATTTAAAATCTATAAATATAGCCCATATCTTTGTgtcacaaattaaaataaaaattcaaatccAATAAATTTAGTACAATGAAGACCGGAAAGCGTGGCTAACCTAATGCCCAACAGAGACAACGACGGGATGCTATGGAAGAAGCCACACGCTGCGGACTAGTGTTTAGTCTCTGAATGGATGTTCAACTCTGAGGGGTGAGCCAAGGGCAAAGTAAGTCCAAGCATatatatttagatttttaaaaaaacaagatTAGAAGGAAAAATCATGAATATGTCGAAAATTCGTATATTTTTACACAAATGACTTCTTCAAGAAACAGATTGTTTTTATGATAgttcaaatttattatttacaTTTTCAACGGATGCGTTAACTAAACAAAATCTCTTATGACCGAATAAAGTTATCAAAAGTTTATAATCTTTCACATATGAATAAAATGgcaaaaaatagacaaaagaATGAATATAAAATAGCCCGTAAATATCTTTGTATACATTGTGAAACAATTTCAGGTTGCCCTTAAATATCTTCGTGtcacaaattaaaaataaaaaaaggtaaaaatagACTGAAAAGAGTGGTGACATATAGCATGACTTAACTGCACTGTGGCTGTGTGATGGCCGATCGACGGGGACGATAATGGAGCGGATGACTCAAGGTGCGGGATAGAGGGCTGTATGGATGTGTGATTCTGAGTGATGGAGCTGCTTTTTTAAGATTTGGGTTATATTAATGTGGCATGAACAAGCTAGGATGACTATGTACTTTTTTAAGGTTAATTTATACAAAGAATGGTGAGAAGCCAATAATTGTCAAAATGTTTGGGCGATTAAATTTGGAGCTACTTGGAAATTTCTCATTGTTTGCCAGCTGTGTGACTGCTGACGTGGACAACGACCGCGCGGTGGCCTCACACGCCTGGCCGGACGATCGTTGCTTTTTGACAATGAAACTGAGCCAATTAAAACTATTCTAAAAACGATAATAATAGTGATAATGTTTGAGTTGGGAGGAATGAACAAAAGGAGCCAACCAATTCTTATCAACATTCTTATCTTCAGGCAGTGCCCTCAACCAACCAAAAATTTTCATTATTGATGAAAATGACATTATTAGAAAAGTATTCACAgagaataaaagtaaaatatctTATTATTAAAACTCAAAACTTAATTTAACACCCTAAGACTTTTCATGCAATCAAAAACTTGCAAAATTCTGTCCAAAAGATCCACCATCTCATAGGCCGTGGCCGTGGCCGTGAATTAACGTTGACTGTGAAAACTATTACTATATCTTAACACCCTAAGATATAGTGTGATGATCCTAAGCATGCATGTTTAAATTGGACCGCCTCTTCGGCCCAAAACCACCGTTCTcgaatttttggcaaaaaaactTATTAATTGAATCGTGTAGCACTAGAGCTTTTTCTCATAAAAAGTTGTAGTGACCTCTACACATGGCTAAATTAGTCGGCTCGAATTTGAATCACAAATCTAATTTTCAAACTTAAATTGGCAAAAAAATCGAATTTGTTCAACTTGTCCAGTTAAGATTccaaaaatcaataataattaaaaaaacgtTAGACAACTGGTTCtatcttattttcattttcatcatcatcttcatcttcatcatgCCTGACTATGCTCTCCCAGAGTGGACTTCAACCAACATTTGAActaactatttaaatttttctTGGTTATAAAGCCCAACCAAAGAACGGCCCATTTCTATGATTTGGGCCTGcaaacaaacaaaatttgtTCAATTATTCGTTTATCCAATAATCGAGTCCCTTGCATTCAttcaattataaatataaattaaaaaccaCTATGATGATCTATTGATTCAACGCCAATTCTACGGTAGCATCCTTttctaatttattactccaCATGTAGgacataaaattatttaaatatttactgTCTCTTTATTAGATAAAAATTGATTAATAGAGTTGATAAATTCAAACTAggatatataatatttttaaatttaatttttgaaataaagATTAATCAAAATGTTTTATATTATgacaatttctatttttgtgataattaatatattagaataattaatttagCAGTGGGACACTGTGAGACCAATAATAAGAGTGGCTAACTAGGGGGCGTGACGGGCGTCCGACCACCAGGAAAGCCTAGTTTCCCATAGGTGTTGCCGGAAAATTTTGTTAGTGCCCTGCCCTGCGATCTGCTGAACAATTTgctttttgaagaagaaaatgtttataaattttattaacgTAACTATAGAAAGGCCCAGTTAAGTTTAAAGCCTACATGTCAAGGGCTTTGTCTATAAGCCCATTGGCACAATAacaatcaattaataaaaatacacatcctctaaaaataaaaattttgttgACAACACGtatacaaaattgaaaatgtatacaattaagaaaacaagaaaaaattattacagtagtatttaaaaataatgatattCACATCATTAATAATTGTGTAACGCTGATTAAAaagtttcaaaattaaaaagaacTAATTATATGAGActtatcaaaattataaaaaagatTACTTTTTGGGTCTTatagaataataaattatttcttGGTTGACATAAAATTTCTTGAGCCACGAGGAAATCTGTGTTGACCCCATTACAGTCTAGAAAATAAAGATATGAAAGtatgaaaaataatactaatattatacacataaaAGCTAAATAGTTGGTATAAATTTGATTTCAAGGGGTAACActggaatttgagaaaaaaattagCTAGTCAAACAAGTTATAACCAACGGTTGCTAATTTGCTATCCGTAGATgttgataaaatatgcaatacgATTAATGTATCTTTAGATCACAAAATACCCTTAATTTAATCTATTAtgtgtaaaataaataaattatgaatatataaTGATTTAGTTGTAAACCTTGATTGCATAACATTTAGTCTTAATTAATAGAGGAGCTAGTGCACGAACCCCAATCAAGATGTGGACTCCACTAATCCCCATTAAAGCTTAAACAACATGCAAACTTCCACACGAAACCAAAAACctaacaaaatacacacactcacacaacTTAAATAATTTATCCATAAAAAATCGTAACAATatgattttcttgatttttaagcTATGATTTTGGCCCAATAGGGGAATGATATAGGCATATCATATTCAAGGATGTGTTGCCAAATTTGAACTAACACCTTTAACTATAATAACATTTGGCAAATTCAAATGAAAGAAAAGGAAGGGTGAGTTATGGGGATTAATATTGAAATTTGCCCCAAAAAGAATTTTATACGAAAAAGCAAAGTGTGGATGATTcgattttagaattttattatttgtagCTGCGCCGGCAGTCAAAGAAGGGGCCTTTGAAAGTCATAAAAAGGTCTTATATATAAAATGCTTTAAGACTCGAgctcttttattttagttattgaTGATGTTATGAGATTCTCAACGAACACACACTTATACACATGTATCTAATATGTATTGATCAGATAATATGTTGGACTAAATTCTGAACAATGCACACTTTTGACTCTGTCAAGGGCGGAACCATAAGAAAATATTGCTAGACACCAGGGTTTAATTTTCTCTTCACCACTTTGATATAAAATTTTTCATTTCTAATCTCTTTCCTTAATAATTTTGTTCGGACGAGTTGCGGGTATTGTCTCCAGGTTtgtgttacggactcaattcccacatcaggttatgagaacaactgatgtggggtatatagactaaatgggctATCTTTCCTAAcatgctagtcttttgggatgagttctcctgtttggtctgtatcaattgaTGCTTTtattgagagcccaaacggctcagagtggtggccgggcaacaaactcgccgtgaccaacgagtacgTTTGGGgccgctcggagtggtgacccacaaagtggtggccgggcaaagaatccgctGTGGCCAAcatggccgtgaccaacgagaactcggagtggtggcctggcaaagaactggtcgtgaccaacgtggccgtgaccaacgaggacgttggcccttaaaggagggtcgaatgttacggactcaattcccacatcaggttgtgagaacaactgatatggggtatatagactaaatgggctCTCGTATGAGTTCTCTCGTTTGGTCTGTATCAGTTTGTCAGCTTTATCTTTGAGTGAGTTGCCTATTTTTGTGTTGGTGCTGATTTGTTTGTTCGTTTTTTTTGGTTGATATTGGGACATTTTCTTGGACtgcattgtttttatttttggcttGGTTTTCCTCTAGCTGCTTGATTGTTTGCTTTTGTTTCTCGTTGTTCTCTATATCAGGTGTTGGCTCGCCTCCCTTTCAGGCTTgagcatttttattttatcaaaaaaaacatgtcacacacacaaaaacacacactatGTTCATTAAAGAATTCTTGTTATTTGattataaatacataaacactAGAAAAAGTTCGAATATCCAATGGCCCCCCCTCAACTAATAGCTTTGATTTTGGCTACAAGAATGAAGGCCATTACTCTTGATGACAATTATCAACAACCTCAACTTCCCAATTATTTAAAGAGAGGTAGCCGTTCAAGCCACATGCATTCACGGAATAACTTGACCAACAAAAAATAATAGAGATTTAATATATTTTCCTTTTCCCCCTTTTGGATCACACGTACACCAACAAAATAATCAACATATAGTGACAGGCTTATAAATTCTGCAGGTCCCAAATTTGAAGGGATATCCTTatgattaaattttgatttggtGTGATTTTGTGCATGGGTGATTGTttttaaaatacacaaaatatactcaAAACCTACCTTACTCTCACTCTACATTATAGATGATCTAAATTGAAGAAAGAGCTCACAAATTCTAATAAAATTAAAGCgtattttaataaaatcaaatacgAAATTATTATATGAGATAAATATGTGGTGTATTGGATTTTATTATGGTGTGTATGGTCACATGAATGCACGAGGGGATTCCTCTCATACATCCCACTCATATTGTACCCACCATTCAATCATTTCTGTGGGGACATTTTTTAATAATCAAACTATTTTTTATGTGTTAAAAAACACTTTCATCATTCCAatcaagaaaaataataaaacaataataGTGTATGAGTATAATTTTAACAATGATGGAAAGAAGGTTTATCTTGGTGGGAGGTAGAGAATCTCATTGTAAAGTTGATTGGGGTGTATATTGTAAtgcatttaataaaaaaatatttataaattaggAGGAGTATCTTATAGTTATATTTTTAAGTTACAGAAACTATTTCTGAATTATGATATTAAGTGAATTAATTTCCCTAATTCTAGGGGTGGATTGTCGGTCTTAGTTTAATTATCTCTAAATATCCAAAAAACATTAAGATTCTTTAGTCAAAATATGAAATATCTaactatagaaaataaaaatataagctTTACGATACAATtcttaatattaatatatatcttCAGGCCTTTAATATATTGATCGGCATAAAGTAACCTACAATCATCatacaaattataaattataaatatatagtcCATTTAAGTTAacaataaaagaataattaggtTGGATCAAATAAGTAAAGTGAATAAGAAAACAGATTGCCTGCAATAAAATAATGTACTCAAAAACATTCCCTTCTATAAGCATAGGGTTCTATTTTTGTAGCAAATTATAGGAGTACTTAATTTCTCGAGGCAATATGTGCTGACTTCATACCTTCAATTTCTTTTCCCCTTTTCActtattttctgtctcattctcttcttcatcaaacacacacacacacacacactctccCTCTCATGCAAATACCTACtctcaatatataaaaaaatccaCCAAGccaaagataaaaagaaaaaatagggGAAAATGGAGGTTTTGTTGATTTTGGTAGTGATAGCAGCAATAATTTGGTTGTGCAAAATCAGAAATTGGTGGAACTTCAACAGCACCACCAAATCATCACAAATTCCTTTGGGAAGCTTTGGAATATTCCCTTTTGTTGGAGAAACAATTCACTTTATCTCTTCTGCTTATTCTGACCGGCCGGAAAGCTTCGTCGACAAACGCCGCCGCACGTGAGtcctatatatacacacactcatGCACATAAATACTGAGGTATGAAGTTACGAAATTGGAAAAATACACAATATTTTAGGCGAGTAAAAAATTTGATTTGGTGTGTCAATTGTCATATGCATCAATTCTCTGATTCCctttatttaaatgtttatatataattttttttggtattttctTGAATAgatgtgattttttattttgattatatttttttaggtaTGGGAAAGTGTTTAAATCACATTTATTTGGGAGTCCTACTATAGTGTCGAGTGATGCAGAAGTGAGCAAAATAATTCTGCAAAGTGATGCAAGAACATTCATCCCATCTTACCCCAAATCCCTAATGGAATTGATGGGGAGATCTTCGATTTTGGTCATCAATGGGAGTTTGCAGAGGAGAATTCATGGTTTGATTGGAAGTTTCTTCAAAACTTCAACCCTAAAATCCCAGATTACTGCAGAAATGGAGAGGTATGTGATGGAATCAATGGGAAGATGGAGAGAGGATTCCCCAATTTACATCCAAGATGAAGCCAAGAATGTAAGTCATTAAAAAAGTACTTATTTTTTGggaattcattatttttaaagtttttattttggtggttaaatacataaatttaaattcttAGAAAATCTCACATACACACGTGTGTGTGTTTAAGTTGGAGtagttttgggatttttttgtTTGATGTTTGCATGATTacttcacacacacacagagtggAAAGTTGAACTGTTGAAGTAAATTAAATACCTTTATCTATATGTTGGAATGATTAGTGCAGCTTGtactttaaattttttgaagATAATTACCACctaattaaattcatagttcATACTACTACAACACAATATGTGAGAAATAATTTGAAACCTAATCATTGGTGTTTTTTACATAAGTTACTTTTGCATGACTTATGCTGTCCACAAAGATAGTTACTTGGTGATTACTATGTCTCCTCTTACTGTtagtttttaataaattttcctcaacttatttttttcatatcatcaatgttatcaaatagcggatatggcggcgccatggcgctatggcatggcgttcgggggtggaaacgccatagcaccatgtcgctgccatagcaccgctatatccgacatttgacaacattgcgtgtgtactgcatttaggaatagggcattatgcaagaaacatggtggttagagtggtatattatgctttactaattgtttaaagtgttttagatgttatattttaaatatttttaatttttgaattatatataagtattattttatttatttaatttttgacctCCATATCCGCCgtactaatacgccatatccctgtggcggtttttaggcaaaccgccataagccgccatacgagattgataacattgcaTATcattcttatttattatttaattttttcagaTTGCATTCCAAGTGCTAGTGAAAGCATTAATTAGTTTGGATCCTGGTATTGAAATGGAGCTTCTAAAAAAATGTTTCCAAGAATTTATTGCTGGACTTATGTCCATTCCATTAAATATTCCTGGGACTCAGCTCTATAGATCATTACAGGCAAGTTATcaacttttttatatatatatttaggaaggtatacttattttaatataatattcatatttttttttgttcaggCAAAAAGGAAGATGGTAAAGATAATTGATGGGATAATCCAAGAAAAAAGGGGTTGTAATGAAGGAATAACAAAAGATGTGGTGGATGCATTGTTGAATGATAAGAATGAGCAAGTGACAGATGAATTAATTGCTGAAAATATGGTTGATTTGATGATTCCTGGAGAGGATTCTGTCCCACTTCTCATGTCTCTTGCCATAAAATACCTCTCAGATTGTCCAGCTGCTCTCACTCAATTAATagtctctttcttcctctctctttttttttctacattttgattattattattattatatataaatattattctgAGAACACTGCACTGAACGTATAAAGTATCTACACTGTGAGAACGCTACGACGCCTTAAAAACATTGTGTAGATACTTTACTCGTTAGGGCTATTGATTCTCATGTTCGaactttatttaaaatttttcttatttaaaacccatttcttatatttgtattattttgtttatggTGATAGGAAGAGAACATTAAACTGAAGAAGCACAAGGAGAAACTCAAAGAGCCATTTTCTTGGAATGATTATGTATCTTCTTTGCCCTTTACACAAACAGTAAGAATTACATAATTTCTCAATTCTTTTTATGTCACACGTGACACGTGCACTGCATACATGTTCAAGTGACAATTATTACTTGTGGGCTTAAATTCTCACCAATCACCAAAAAGTTTGTCTTAAATCATGCAATCTAATTAACTAACAAGTCTCCTTATATTAGTTTCATCGATACATGTCACGTGTATATTTATAGTATACGAGACACGAGATTGATTGTAAAATTAAACAGGTGATTACGGAAACATTAAGGATGGGAAACATAATCACAGGAGTGATGAGAAAAGCCATGAAAGATGTGGAAATAAAAGGGTATTTGATCCCAAAAGGATGGTGTGTTTTTGCATATTTCAGATCAGTGCATTTGGATGATAAATTGTATGACTTCCCCTATCAGTTCAATCCATGGAGATGGCAAGTAAGAttcttaaaataattattgtaataTGCATTATTCAgactaaaatataaattttatatactaAAATAATTGATTTGGGATGACAGGATAAGGAAATTAATAATGGCAACTTCACCCCATTTGGAGGTGGACAGAGATTGTGTCCAGGTCTTGACTTGGCCAGGCTGGAGACTTCTATTTTCCTACATCATTTTGTTACCCAATTCAGGTACTCATCATTAATGTTTTATAAaagaattattattatattcctAATTAGAGTCTTATTAGGCAATTAGGACTGATAATTAGTGTATGATATGTATCTGCTGCAATTTTCCCCATTTCctaacacaaaatattcatatCTTGAGTGAATTATTTAGGAGTCTATTAACAATGCTTAATAATTTCTTTCTTCAT from Salvia splendens isolate huo1 chromosome 15, SspV2, whole genome shotgun sequence encodes the following:
- the LOC121767418 gene encoding 3-epi-6-deoxocathasterone 23-monooxygenase CYP90D1-like encodes the protein MEVLLILVVIAAIIWLCKIRNWWNFNSTTKSSQIPLGSFGIFPFVGETIHFISSAYSDRPESFVDKRRRTYGKVFKSHLFGSPTIVSSDAEVSKIILQSDARTFIPSYPKSLMELMGRSSILVINGSLQRRIHGLIGSFFKTSTLKSQITAEMERYVMESMGRWREDSPIYIQDEAKNIAFQVLVKALISLDPGIEMELLKKCFQEFIAGLMSIPLNIPGTQLYRSLQAKRKMVKIIDGIIQEKRGCNEGITKDVVDALLNDKNEQVTDELIAENMVDLMIPGEDSVPLLMSLAIKYLSDCPAALTQLIEENIKLKKHKEKLKEPFSWNDYVSSLPFTQTVITETLRMGNIITGVMRKAMKDVEIKGYLIPKGWCVFAYFRSVHLDDKLYDFPYQFNPWRWQDKEINNGNFTPFGGGQRLCPGLDLARLETSIFLHHFVTQFRWEVEDDSIVNFPTVRMKRRMPVWIKRRRYS